The Halomicronema hongdechloris C2206 genome includes a window with the following:
- a CDS encoding ABC transporter permease: MKALNQKLFRDLLHMRGQVLAIVLIVACGIASLVTMMSTYDSLKLTQDTYYEQYRFAEVFMQLKRAPESLVSRIETLPGVGAVQTRVVKDVTLSVAGLVEPATGRLISIPERPTPMLNDLFIRTGRYPERGDEVLASEAFAKANHLGLNDTVGAIINGRWQTLRIVGTALSPEYVYEIRGTELVPDNEHFGLLWMQQDALGTAFDMKARGPLTMSSLRLMPEASEAEAIFQLDQHLETYGGLGAFGREDQVSNKFISEEIRMLSAQAVLVPSIFLGIAAFLLNLVLSRLVSTQRDQIAVMKAFGYDNMAVGMHYLKLVMVVVILGAILGSGLGWRLGWGMTRLYADFYHFPLLRYEIRPAVLLMALLVSGGAAILGAFLAVQRAVTLPPAEAMRPEPPAIYHPTLVEKLGLQRWFSAPSRIILRNLERRPVQGLLSVVGIAVAIAILVLGRYFTDAMDALVDIQFRTIQREDITLVFNNPLSAQAQFDLYHLPGVLRAEPFRTVPARLRFGHLSELSGITGVAPTNELRRLLDRDRNPVALPPEGVVLSTKLSDLLQAQLGDELIVEVLEGERPTRTVPVTGIFDELVGISAYMDIHALNRLMREGFTLSGAYLQVDARQQSQLYAQLKQTPVVASVALRQSTIDQFNDIIAESMGGFTTVLVGFASIIAFGVVYNAARIALSERGRELATLRIIGFTRGEIAFILLGEQAVLLVLAIPVGFALGFGLAALITNFYDWELFRFPLVVTPASYAFAFVVIMAAALVSGGIIRRQLNRLDLIAVLKTRE; the protein is encoded by the coding sequence ATGAAAGCTCTCAACCAAAAACTCTTTCGCGATCTATTGCACATGCGGGGGCAGGTGCTGGCGATCGTGCTGATTGTAGCGTGCGGCATCGCCAGTCTGGTGACGATGATGAGCACCTATGATTCTCTGAAGCTGACCCAAGACACTTACTATGAGCAGTACCGCTTTGCCGAGGTGTTTATGCAGCTGAAGCGGGCCCCCGAGAGTTTGGTATCGCGCATCGAGACCCTGCCTGGGGTGGGGGCGGTGCAGACGCGGGTGGTGAAAGATGTGACGCTATCGGTGGCGGGACTGGTGGAGCCGGCCACTGGGCGGCTGATTTCCATTCCAGAGCGGCCCACCCCGATGCTCAACGACCTGTTTATTCGCACTGGGCGCTACCCGGAGCGGGGGGATGAGGTGCTGGCGAGTGAGGCGTTTGCCAAAGCCAATCATCTCGGCCTGAATGATACCGTCGGAGCGATCATCAATGGTCGCTGGCAGACGCTGCGGATTGTGGGAACTGCCTTGTCACCAGAGTATGTCTACGAGATTCGCGGCACTGAGTTGGTGCCTGACAACGAGCACTTCGGCTTGCTCTGGATGCAGCAGGATGCCCTCGGCACTGCCTTTGATATGAAGGCGAGGGGGCCTTTAACGATGTCCAGCCTGAGGCTCATGCCAGAGGCCAGCGAAGCCGAGGCCATCTTTCAGCTCGACCAGCACCTGGAAACCTACGGCGGATTGGGGGCCTTCGGGCGGGAAGACCAGGTTTCTAATAAGTTCATTTCCGAAGAGATCCGCATGCTCTCCGCCCAAGCTGTGCTGGTACCGAGCATTTTTCTGGGGATTGCGGCCTTTTTGCTCAACCTGGTGCTCAGCCGTCTGGTCAGCACCCAGCGGGACCAGATCGCGGTGATGAAAGCGTTTGGCTACGACAATATGGCTGTGGGGATGCACTATCTGAAGCTAGTGATGGTGGTGGTGATCTTGGGGGCCATTCTGGGCAGCGGTTTGGGGTGGCGGCTGGGCTGGGGGATGACGCGCCTTTATGCGGATTTCTACCACTTCCCTTTGCTGCGTTACGAAATCCGTCCGGCAGTGCTACTGATGGCGCTGTTGGTCAGTGGCGGGGCGGCTATCTTGGGGGCGTTTCTGGCGGTGCAGCGGGCGGTGACCCTGCCCCCAGCGGAGGCAATGCGACCTGAGCCCCCAGCTATCTACCACCCGACTTTGGTGGAAAAGCTGGGCCTACAACGGTGGTTTTCCGCCCCTAGTCGCATCATTCTGCGCAATTTGGAGCGCCGCCCGGTGCAGGGACTGTTGTCGGTGGTGGGAATTGCGGTTGCGATCGCCATTCTGGTATTGGGCCGTTACTTCACCGATGCGATGGACGCCCTGGTGGACATCCAGTTTCGCACCATCCAAAGAGAAGACATCACGCTGGTCTTCAACAATCCCCTCTCTGCCCAGGCCCAGTTCGACCTCTATCACCTGCCAGGAGTGCTGCGGGCCGAACCATTTCGCACAGTCCCTGCCCGCCTGCGGTTTGGTCACCTCAGCGAACTCAGCGGCATTACCGGAGTAGCACCCACCAACGAACTGCGCCGCCTGCTGGATCGCGATCGCAATCCGGTGGCGCTGCCTCCTGAAGGCGTCGTCTTATCCACCAAACTGTCGGACCTTTTGCAGGCCCAGCTCGGTGATGAGCTGATCGTGGAAGTGCTGGAAGGAGAACGCCCGACCCGCACTGTGCCTGTTACTGGCATTTTCGATGAACTGGTGGGTATCTCCGCCTACATGGATATCCACGCCCTCAACCGGCTGATGCGAGAAGGCTTCACCCTCTCCGGAGCCTATCTACAGGTGGATGCCCGGCAACAGTCCCAACTGTACGCCCAACTGAAGCAAACCCCGGTTGTCGCTAGCGTTGCTCTACGCCAGAGCACCATCGACCAGTTCAACGACATCATTGCCGAGAGCATGGGTGGATTTACCACGGTACTGGTAGGGTTTGCCTCGATTATCGCCTTCGGGGTGGTCTACAACGCCGCCCGCATCGCCCTGTCCGAACGGGGGCGGGAGCTGGCGACCCTGCGCATCATCGGCTTTACCCGAGGTGAAATTGCCTTCATCTTGCTGGGAGAACAGGCAGTGCTGCTGGTGCTGGCAATACCTGTCGGTTTTGCTCTGGGGTTTGGGCTGGCAGCCCTGATTACGAACTTCTACGACTGGGAGCTCTTTCGCTTCCCGCTGGTGGTTACCCCCGCCAGCTATGCTTTCGCCTTTGTGGTGATTATGGCAGCGGCTCTGGTATCCGGCGGCATCATTCGCCGCCAGCTCAACCGCCTCGATTTGATTGCTGTCCTAAAAACCCGCGAATAA
- a CDS encoding type II toxin-antitoxin system VapC family toxin, with translation MLRAVIDTHALIWYLYGDSRLSLTARNFIEQVAEAGDQLAVSAITLAEMVYLGERERINPQTLERLIAEMASESTLLVEIPLNVAAVLTLKDVPRDIVPELPDRIITATAVSLKLPIITRDRKIQASAISVIW, from the coding sequence ATGCTGCGTGCGGTTATCGATACCCATGCACTTATCTGGTATCTCTATGGGGATTCCCGACTTTCGTTAACGGCCCGCAATTTTATCGAGCAAGTGGCAGAAGCAGGTGATCAACTTGCGGTGTCGGCCATTACGTTAGCCGAGATGGTCTATTTGGGTGAACGAGAACGGATCAACCCACAAACGCTGGAAAGGTTGATAGCCGAAATGGCCTCTGAAAGCACACTTCTGGTAGAAATCCCGCTCAATGTTGCCGCCGTGTTGACTCTCAAAGATGTGCCCCGAGACATCGTCCCAGAATTGCCAGACCGAATCATTACTGCTACGGCTGTTTCTCTCAAACTGCCTATCATTACCCGCGATCGCAAAATTCAGGCGTCGGCAATATCTGTCATTTGGTGA
- a CDS encoding thermonuclease family protein, with protein sequence MRVLRGFIPALLLLGIAIVVRWIPDSLTQVMAGDTAEPPEAAGQVYELVPGSVYDGDTLRVTNGRGDLKIRLCGIDAPEIEQALGIAARDHLRSLLAQGNGSLLLVPVEQDRYGRTVAEIFVPLAGQAEEIHLNTQMVLDGYAYHYAQYSDACPNGRLLARAEEQAQAQQRGIWGDENAVPPWDYRQRHRTAVDEVLWSAR encoded by the coding sequence ATGAGAGTACTACGAGGATTCATACCAGCACTGCTGCTGCTGGGAATTGCCATAGTGGTGCGGTGGATTCCGGATTCCCTGACGCAGGTAATGGCCGGAGACACCGCCGAGCCCCCTGAGGCAGCGGGTCAGGTCTATGAACTGGTGCCGGGCTCGGTCTATGACGGCGATACCCTCAGGGTGACCAATGGCCGTGGAGACCTTAAGATCCGCCTATGTGGTATCGATGCCCCAGAGATAGAGCAGGCCCTAGGGATAGCGGCGCGAGACCACTTGCGATCGCTATTGGCTCAAGGGAATGGATCGCTGCTGCTAGTGCCGGTGGAGCAGGACCGCTATGGTCGCACGGTGGCGGAAATCTTCGTGCCCCTGGCCGGTCAGGCGGAAGAGATTCATCTCAATACCCAGATGGTGCTCGATGGCTATGCCTATCACTATGCCCAGTACAGTGATGCCTGCCCTAATGGTAGGCTGCTAGCAAGAGCCGAGGAGCAGGCCCAAGCCCAACAGCGAGGGATCTGGGGGGATGAGAATGCCGTGCCTCCCTGGGACTATCGGCAACGGCATCGTACGGCCGTGGATGAGGTCCTATGGTCTGCTCGCTAA
- a CDS encoding type II toxin-antitoxin system Phd/YefM family antitoxin, whose product MNQVTVQEVQQHLLELLKTLNPGEAVQIVAGEQVVGWLVAEEGVVARAPRQPGSAVGTLTIVADDDEHLQDFANYMPNELAIGRSQNCCSSGESERVIAAREESA is encoded by the coding sequence ATGAACCAGGTAACGGTGCAAGAGGTGCAGCAGCACTTGCTGGAGTTGCTCAAGACTTTGAATCCCGGAGAAGCCGTCCAAATCGTGGCCGGAGAGCAGGTTGTCGGTTGGTTAGTGGCTGAGGAGGGAGTAGTCGCCCGTGCCCCCCGACAACCAGGCAGTGCAGTCGGCACCTTGACTATCGTGGCGGATGATGATGAGCATCTGCAAGACTTTGCGAACTACATGCCAAACGAACTGGCGATTGGGCGATCGCAAAACTGCTGTAGCTCCGGTGAGAGTGAGAGAGTCATTGCGGCAAGAGAAGAGTCTGCTTAA
- a CDS encoding ribbon-helix-helix domain-containing protein, which yields MALSLSPELQQFCDRQLASGKYASLDDILLAGLQALAEREQLYQGRFAELRSEVLLGASEAERGELLKASSEIDTIRQRLRHRHAEP from the coding sequence ATGGCTCTCTCACTCTCACCGGAGTTACAGCAGTTTTGCGATCGCCAGCTTGCCAGTGGCAAATACGCCTCCCTGGATGACATCCTGCTGGCAGGACTGCAAGCGCTAGCGGAACGTGAGCAGCTTTATCAGGGACGCTTTGCAGAACTCCGCAGCGAGGTCTTGCTGGGTGCAAGTGAAGCTGAGCGCGGCGAACTGCTAAAAGCCTCCTCAGAAATCGACACCATTCGTCAGCGTCTTCGGCATCGCCACGCCGAGCCATGA
- a CDS encoding NfeD family protein produces the protein MTPADRGRVRFQASYWPARLFNGSRWPALAPGEPVEVVGRDGITLLIKPLGRSQETG, from the coding sequence ATCACCCCGGCAGACCGGGGCCGGGTCCGCTTCCAGGCCAGCTATTGGCCCGCCCGCCTCTTCAACGGCAGCCGGTGGCCAGCCCTAGCGCCAGGAGAACCGGTGGAAGTGGTGGGCCGTGACGGCATCACCCTATTGATCAAACCCCTAGGGCGTAGCCAGGAGACAGGATGA
- a CDS encoding efflux RND transporter periplasmic adaptor subunit, which yields MGEVQDSTGEHAWQRRSEATANARLESNAGGGDGPVGCPIWSGWLRGGCIGGPGPTPRPRGGGYGHRVTSGPLQVTIDAEGKTRVDQRYVVAAPVTGRLQRIELEAGDAVTAGAVVAQIDPLPLNSQVRAAQARLRELQAQIRGVDTQRPKPEALAQAQARLQAATATREAAAAEAERLRADLEQARRDRTRAQTLEAQGAISRQEREAAELEATRLSQELAAAQRQLDGATAEVTAARATLPLLRAEQRDPDYLIDVYRAQMAAVEAELANLADEARRTTIMAPVAGKVLRVPEASARVVQEGEPLLELGNPAELELVIDVLSADAVRITPGDPILVKQWGGDDVLRARVSAIEPAAFTEVSALGVEEQRVNVIGQFDRPAAVSLGDGYRIEAGIVVWAAEEVLQVPVSALYRCGQHWCVFVVDNGRTDPRQISIGQRTPTAAVVTAGLQPGDRVILHPSDQIEAGQPVQPR from the coding sequence ATGGGAGAGGTCCAGGACTCAACCGGGGAGCATGCCTGGCAACGGCGCTCCGAGGCCACGGCCAACGCGCGACTGGAAAGCAACGCTGGTGGCGGCGATGGCCCCGTTGGCTGCCCTATCTGGTCTGGCTGGCTTAGGGGTGGCTGTATTGGTGGCCCTGGCCCTACGCCCCGCCCCCGAGGCGGTGGATATGGGCACCGCGTCACCAGCGGACCGCTGCAGGTGACCATCGATGCCGAGGGCAAAACCCGGGTGGATCAGCGCTATGTGGTGGCAGCCCCGGTGACGGGGCGGCTGCAGCGCATTGAGTTGGAGGCGGGCGATGCGGTGACCGCCGGGGCGGTGGTGGCTCAGATCGATCCCCTGCCCCTGAATAGCCAGGTGCGGGCGGCCCAGGCCCGGCTGCGGGAACTGCAGGCGCAGATCCGGGGGGTAGATACACAACGACCGAAACCAGAGGCCTTGGCCCAGGCCCAGGCCCGCTTACAGGCGGCGACAGCGACCCGGGAAGCCGCAGCCGCCGAGGCGGAGCGGCTGCGGGCAGATCTAGAACAGGCCAGACGCGATCGCACCCGGGCCCAGACCCTGGAAGCCCAGGGGGCCATCTCTCGACAGGAGCGGGAAGCCGCCGAACTGGAGGCCACCCGATTGAGCCAGGAGTTGGCGGCGGCCCAGCGACAGTTGGACGGTGCCACGGCAGAGGTGACCGCGGCTCGAGCAACCCTGCCCCTGCTGCGGGCAGAACAGCGAGACCCCGACTACCTGATCGACGTGTACCGGGCCCAGATGGCCGCCGTGGAGGCAGAATTGGCCAATCTGGCCGACGAGGCCCGTCGCACCACCATTATGGCTCCAGTGGCTGGCAAAGTGTTGCGGGTGCCGGAAGCCAGCGCCCGGGTGGTCCAAGAGGGGGAGCCCCTGCTAGAGCTGGGCAATCCTGCAGAGCTAGAGTTGGTCATCGACGTGCTCTCTGCTGACGCCGTCCGCATTACTCCCGGCGATCCAATTCTGGTGAAGCAGTGGGGCGGTGACGATGTCCTCAGGGCCAGGGTCAGCGCCATCGAACCGGCCGCCTTCACCGAAGTCTCCGCCCTGGGAGTAGAAGAGCAGCGGGTGAATGTCATCGGCCAGTTCGATCGCCCGGCCGCCGTCTCCCTGGGGGATGGCTATCGCATCGAAGCCGGCATCGTCGTCTGGGCCGCCGAGGAGGTACTGCAGGTGCCCGTCAGCGCCCTCTATCGCTGTGGGCAGCATTGGTGTGTCTTCGTGGTGGACAATGGCCGGACCGATCCCCGCCAGATCAGCATCGGTCAGCGTACGCCTACTGCGGCCGTGGTCACCGCTGGCCTGCAGCCGGGGGACCGGGTGATTCTCCACCCTAGTGACCAGATCGAGGCGGGGCAACCAGTGCAGCCCCGGTAG
- a CDS encoding WD40 domain-containing protein, translating to MSQRQRGVVLTEPGQKRLEAAIAAAQDREKYGKRFTQAELEERAGISRKTIKKICDRTAPVDEASVQTFFAAFGLDLETTDYGLPELPPQAAGPEPTPQETRSSAKIDWGEKPDTSIFFGRTEELAILNRWILTEPCRLVTLLGMGGIGKTSLAAKVADQIYDQFDYVIWRSLREAPPLDEILVRLIQFLSDQQETEINLPTRLGERIIRLLHYLREHRCLLVLDNLESVLQAESTGQFRGGYEGYGELIHRIGEAEHQSCLLLTSRECPRELAPMAGDRFPVRLWSVTGINIEAGRAILKAKGLELDEADTQGQELICRYSGNPQALHLVATAIQREFLGDVDDFLEEEGAAVEDVRSLLDQHLTRLVPLERSILFWLAINREPVGLDELMEDLLPPVTKREVRSALRGLTDRYLIETVDKQFTLQNVIMEFATDRFVEQVSGELNTQQFDLFHTHTLIQATAKDYVRETQMRLILEPIAVCIANLDQHVCVSLQTIRQHSDWGRGYAAGNLLNLLVQVRSDVQPFDFSRLTLRQIYLSGIELHGWNLVNSRWIRSALTYPFGRISSVSFSPDGQWLATGGNDATIRLWQVSTGECCQTLTGHTNSVKSVVFSPDGQWLATGGDDGAIQLWQVSTGECRKTLIGHTNWVNSVVFSPDGQWLATGSDDATTRLWQVSTGECCQTLTGHTNSVKSMVFSPDGQWLATGSGEAIIQLWQVSTGECRKTLIGHTNWVNSVAFSPDGQWLATGSGDAIIRLWQVSTGECRKTLIGHTNWVRSVAFSPDGQWLATGSDDATIRLWQVSTGKCRQTLTGHTNWVSSVGFSPDGQWLATGSDDATIRLWQVSTGACRQTLTGHTNWVRSVGFSPDGQWLATGSNDATIRLWQVSTGKCRQTLTGHTNRVSSVGFSPDGQWLATGSADATIRLWQVSTGACRQTLTGHTNWVRSVGFSPDGQWLATGSNDATIRLWQVSTGECLKVLQIPRPYEGTNITGVRGLTEAQRASMLALGAVDHSSESSAAGEVGSSTIL from the coding sequence ATGAGTCAGCGTCAACGCGGTGTTGTCCTCACCGAGCCCGGCCAAAAGAGACTGGAAGCTGCGATCGCAGCGGCCCAAGATCGAGAGAAATACGGCAAGCGTTTCACCCAAGCAGAGTTGGAAGAGCGAGCAGGTATCAGCCGCAAGACGATCAAGAAGATTTGCGATCGCACGGCACCCGTAGATGAAGCTTCGGTGCAAACCTTTTTCGCAGCCTTTGGGTTAGACCTGGAAACCACTGATTATGGCCTGCCTGAATTGCCTCCACAAGCAGCAGGTCCCGAGCCAACACCTCAGGAAACGCGATCGTCGGCCAAAATTGACTGGGGCGAAAAACCGGACACCAGCATTTTCTTTGGCCGCACAGAGGAGCTCGCCATCCTCAACCGCTGGATACTGACAGAGCCGTGCCGCCTGGTGACGCTGCTGGGCATGGGCGGCATCGGCAAGACTTCTCTGGCCGCCAAGGTCGCAGACCAGATTTATGACCAGTTCGACTATGTGATCTGGCGCAGTTTGCGGGAAGCCCCACCGCTGGATGAGATTCTGGTGCGGCTGATTCAGTTCCTCTCGGACCAGCAGGAAACGGAAATCAATCTGCCCACCCGCCTGGGCGAACGCATCATTCGTCTGCTCCACTATTTACGGGAACACCGCTGCTTGCTGGTGCTAGATAACCTGGAATCGGTTTTGCAGGCGGAATCAACCGGGCAGTTTCGAGGCGGATATGAAGGGTATGGGGAACTGATTCACCGGATTGGCGAGGCCGAGCATCAAAGTTGCCTGCTGCTGACCAGTCGGGAATGTCCCCGCGAACTGGCTCCAATGGCGGGCGATCGCTTCCCTGTGCGTCTGTGGTCGGTAACGGGCATCAATATTGAAGCCGGACGCGCAATTCTGAAGGCAAAGGGCTTAGAACTGGATGAAGCCGATACCCAAGGCCAAGAGCTGATTTGTCGCTATAGCGGTAATCCCCAAGCACTACATCTGGTGGCGACGGCCATTCAGCGAGAGTTCTTGGGCGATGTGGATGATTTTCTGGAAGAGGAAGGGGCCGCGGTTGAGGATGTGCGCAGCCTACTCGACCAGCACCTTACCCGCCTTGTGCCCTTGGAGCGTTCCATTCTGTTCTGGCTGGCAATCAACCGCGAACCCGTGGGGCTGGATGAGTTGATGGAAGACCTGCTGCCGCCCGTGACGAAGCGGGAAGTGCGGAGTGCGTTGAGGGGGTTGACTGACCGTTACCTGATAGAAACCGTGGACAAGCAGTTCACCCTGCAAAACGTGATCATGGAGTTTGCTACAGATCGGTTTGTTGAGCAGGTTAGTGGAGAGCTAAATACTCAACAATTTGACCTTTTTCATACTCATACGTTGATTCAAGCTACAGCGAAAGACTATGTGCGAGAAACCCAGATGCGCCTTATTCTGGAGCCAATTGCAGTTTGTATTGCCAATTTAGATCAACACGTCTGCGTATCACTTCAAACCATTCGTCAACACTCTGATTGGGGTAGGGGATATGCTGCTGGCAATCTATTAAATTTGCTAGTTCAGGTGAGATCAGACGTCCAACCGTTTGATTTCTCTCGATTGACCCTCAGACAAATTTATTTAAGTGGAATAGAACTGCATGGATGGAATCTAGTCAATAGCCGATGGATTCGATCTGCGTTGACCTACCCGTTTGGGCGAATCTCTTCTGTCTCTTTCAGTCCGGATGGACAATGGTTAGCCACAGGTGGTAATGATGCCACTATCCGTCTATGGCAGGTAAGTACAGGGGAATGCTGCCAAACCTTAACCGGACACACTAATTCGGTCAAATCTGTGGTGTTTAGTCCCGATGGGCAATGGTTAGCTACAGGTGGGGATGATGGCGCTATCCAATTGTGGCAGGTGAGTACAGGGGAATGCCGCAAAACCTTAATCGGACACACCAATTGGGTGAACTCAGTGGTGTTTAGTCCCGATGGACAATGGCTAGCCACAGGTAGTGATGATGCTACTACTCGCCTATGGCAGGTAAGTACAGGGGAATGCTGCCAAACCTTAACCGGACACACCAATTCGGTCAAATCTATGGTGTTTAGTCCCGATGGGCAATGGCTAGCCACAGGTAGTGGAGAGGCCATTATCCAGCTGTGGCAGGTAAGTACAGGGGAATGCCGCAAAACCTTAATCGGACACACTAATTGGGTGAACTCTGTCGCGTTTAGTCCCGATGGGCAATGGTTAGCCACGGGTAGTGGAGATGCCATTATCCGGCTGTGGCAGGTAAGTACAGGGGAATGCCGCAAAACCTTAATCGGACACACCAATTGGGTCAGATCTGTCGCGTTTAGTCCCGATGGGCAATGGCTGGCCACGGGCAGCGATGATGCCACGATTCGTCTGTGGCAGGTGAGCACGGGGAAATGCCGCCAGACCTTAACAGGGCATACCAACTGGGTCAGTTCGGTTGGGTTTAGTCCCGATGGGCAATGGCTAGCGACAGGCAGCGATGATGCCACGATTCGTCTGTGGCAGGTGAGCACGGGGGCATGCCGCCAGACCTTAACAGGGCATACCAACTGGGTCAGATCGGTTGGGTTTAGTCCCGATGGGCAATGGTTAGCGACAGGCAGTAATGATGCCACCATTCGTCTGTGGCAGGTGAGCACGGGGAAATGCCGCCAGACCTTAACAGGGCATACCAACCGGGTCAGTTCGGTTGGGTTTAGTCCCGATGGGCAATGGTTAGCGACAGGCAGCGCTGATGCCACCATTCGTCTGTGGCAGGTGAGCACGGGGGCATGCCGCCAGACCTTAACAGGGCATACCAACTGGGTCAGATCGGTTGGGTTTAGTCCCGATGGGCAATGGTTAGCGACAGGCAGTAATGATGCCACCATTCGTCTGTGGCAGGTGAGCACGGGCGAATGTTTAAAGGTGTTGCAAATACCCCGCCCCTATGAAGGCACCAACATTACTGGAGTAAGGGGGCTGACGGAGGCTCAGCGGGCGTCAATGTTGGCGTTGGGGGCGGTTGACCACTCCTCGGAAAGCTCAGCAGCGGGTGAAGTGGGTTCATCTACCATCCTTTGA
- a CDS encoding DUF2442 domain-containing protein, with translation MSPKVVTVEPLTNYQLRLFFDNSEVRRFDVSPYLGKGIFQELKNGYYFNQVKPFFGGVQWPHEQDFGPDTLFLESVFERSWEAA, from the coding sequence ATGTCTCCCAAGGTTGTAACAGTCGAACCGTTAACGAATTACCAACTGCGACTATTTTTTGATAACAGTGAGGTCAGACGATTTGATGTCTCTCCGTATCTGGGAAAAGGCATCTTTCAGGAATTAAAAAATGGCTATTACTTTAATCAGGTCAAGCCGTTCTTTGGGGGTGTGCAGTGGCCCCATGAACAAGATTTTGGCCCGGATACGCTGTTTTTAGAAAGCGTATTCGAGCGGTCTTGGGAAGCTGCGTAG